One segment of Candidatus Omnitrophota bacterium DNA contains the following:
- a CDS encoding GspE/PulE family protein, whose translation MKSKKFTDYILEKGLLTKQDLDKVLVVHKEKGGSLVEQLMQLGYIKEPDLLDLLSSYLSIPPVRILNLNIPKEIISLVPERVARDHKVLPIGKIGNTLTLAMGDPLDILVIDDIKKITKCEVNPIIAPLSEIKEAISMHYSQVHMVSIEDIIKGQHAESLEFVKKVKKEVTQEEIVRSIEEAPVIKFTNSFLTKAVEEAASDILIEPLENVSRIRFRIDGILQEIDTFSKKIHPFAISRIKVMCNLNIAEHRLPQEGRFRSRISNKNVDFRVSVLPTSVGEKVAIRVLDKATALLNLDLLGFEEDVLKQLREDSLKSHGLLLVCGPTGAGKTTSLYSVIKHVYAPEKNIVTVEDPIEYQLKGINQTSINPSIHLTFSACLRSILRQDPDIIMIGEVRDADTADMAIKSALTGHLVLSTLHTTTSAGSITRLINMGVEPFLLSSTLVGVLTQRLVRMLCPKCKEEFELSDSVRERYLINKEVLIYKSKGCRNCQNTGYKGRVALCEYLHVDQQIKNLVNSSASESIIKKKARNLGMRTLRQDGILKVEKGITTLEEVLKVTAPDEPLK comes from the coding sequence ATGAAGAGTAAAAAATTTACCGATTACATATTAGAAAAAGGACTTTTAACTAAACAGGATTTAGATAAAGTCTTAGTCGTCCACAAGGAGAAGGGCGGTTCTTTAGTTGAGCAGCTTATGCAGTTAGGCTACATAAAAGAACCAGATCTTCTCGATTTACTATCTAGCTATCTTTCAATCCCACCGGTTCGAATCCTTAATCTTAATATTCCCAAGGAGATCATATCTTTAGTTCCGGAAAGAGTCGCCCGAGACCATAAGGTTTTACCAATCGGCAAGATTGGCAACACCTTAACCTTGGCCATGGGTGATCCTTTAGATATTTTAGTTATTGACGATATTAAAAAAATTACTAAGTGTGAAGTAAATCCGATAATTGCCCCGCTTTCAGAAATAAAAGAAGCCATCTCAATGCATTATTCTCAGGTCCATATGGTTTCGATTGAGGATATTATTAAGGGGCAGCATGCCGAAAGCTTAGAGTTTGTAAAAAAGGTCAAAAAGGAAGTAACTCAAGAAGAAATCGTCCGTTCAATTGAAGAGGCTCCGGTAATAAAGTTTACCAATTCTTTTTTAACTAAGGCAGTTGAAGAGGCCGCTTCAGATATTCTGATAGAACCCTTAGAAAACGTAAGTCGGATTCGATTTCGGATTGACGGAATTTTGCAAGAAATCGATACCTTTTCAAAAAAAATTCATCCTTTTGCTATATCACGGATAAAGGTAATGTGTAATTTAAACATTGCCGAACACCGTTTGCCTCAAGAAGGAAGATTTCGGAGCAGAATTTCAAATAAAAATGTTGATTTTCGAGTTTCAGTTCTTCCTACTAGTGTTGGAGAAAAAGTCGCGATTAGAGTTTTAGATAAGGCAACTGCTTTACTTAATTTGGATCTTTTGGGGTTTGAAGAAGATGTTTTAAAACAGTTACGGGAAGATAGTCTTAAGTCTCACGGTCTTCTTTTGGTTTGTGGTCCTACTGGGGCCGGTAAGACCACCAGCCTTTATTCGGTGATTAAACATGTTTACGCACCGGAGAAGAACATAGTTACCGTAGAAGATCCGATAGAATACCAATTAAAAGGGATCAACCAAACCAGTATTAATCCTTCGATTCATTTGACTTTTTCTGCCTGTTTACGTTCAATATTGCGTCAGGATCCGGACATAATAATGATCGGTGAGGTCAGAGATGCTGACACTGCTGACATGGCCATAAAGTCAGCTTTAACCGGGCACTTAGTTCTTTCCACACTTCATACTACGACCAGCGCAGGTTCAATCACTCGTCTTATTAATATGGGAGTTGAGCCATTTTTGCTTTCTTCGACATTGGTTGGGGTGCTCACTCAGCGTTTAGTGCGAATGTTGTGTCCTAAGTGTAAAGAGGAATTTGAATTATCTGATTCGGTTCGCGAGCGATATCTTATTAATAAAGAAGTTTTAATTTATAAATCAAAAGGCTGTAGAAATTGCCAGAATACTGGCTATAAGGGAAGAGTTGCCCTTTGTGAGTATCTGCACGTTGATCAACAAATAAAAAATTTAGTAAACTCTTCGGCTTCAGAAAGTATCATTAAGAAAAAAGCCCGTAACCTAGGTATGCGTACTTTGCGCCAGGATGGAATTTTGAAAGTCGAAAAAGGAATTACTACTTTAGAAGAAGTACTTAAAGTTACTGCGCCAGATGAACCATTAAAATAA
- a CDS encoding diguanylate cyclase, with translation MKTKNRITNLSLARRIWISIALVSLIPLIVLLYYLFGYQISFFAATTLLLVVILGWRVVFEVFSSIIRLYTQSKTALEDIGEQAPEISDEVQSLETVINVLSDKVKSGFEELKDFTQKTEELNREVTKKVLVLSAILQANDLFSKDAPAEEIIKFLSEHLKKILETNVCFCSLKDDAQSKLKPISFLGVEIPIIDSFIENRNSDLPQRMKLSVVDSSNKPKPYLGWAKELGLVNMALVPVVAKGIVVGIVGVGNNQDEYNFSKDEIDVLNLFSQNVTLIWEHRRLSSKIEDLEVLDDLTDLYNEKVIIRRLDEEIRRSSIYQRPCGFISVSLLDPDKYQKEFGLIESEKILKKIAHGFKRSLRPIDIAGRIGPQTLGAIIIESNKRHSQEAAKKAEAALKVITQGKVKLSFSVAASPLDGTTAKELIKFTKLKKNKQDN, from the coding sequence GTGAAAACAAAAAATAGAATAACTAATTTAAGTCTAGCCAGAAGGATTTGGATTTCGATTGCTTTGGTTTCTCTCATTCCGTTGATTGTGCTTCTTTACTATTTATTCGGATACCAGATATCTTTTTTTGCAGCTACGACATTATTATTAGTTGTAATTTTGGGATGGCGAGTTGTTTTTGAGGTTTTTTCATCAATTATTAGACTATATACACAATCAAAGACTGCTTTAGAAGATATTGGCGAACAGGCTCCAGAAATTTCAGATGAAGTCCAGAGCCTAGAGACAGTTATTAACGTACTTTCGGATAAAGTTAAAAGCGGGTTTGAAGAATTAAAAGACTTTACTCAAAAAACCGAAGAACTCAACCGAGAGGTCACTAAGAAAGTTCTTGTCCTCTCAGCTATTCTACAGGCCAATGATTTATTTTCTAAGGATGCTCCGGCTGAAGAGATTATTAAGTTTTTAAGTGAGCATTTAAAGAAGATTTTGGAAACTAATGTTTGTTTTTGTAGCTTAAAAGATGATGCTCAAAGTAAGCTAAAACCAATTTCCTTTTTAGGAGTAGAAATACCGATTATCGATTCTTTTATTGAAAATCGTAATAGTGATTTACCTCAGAGGATGAAGCTGTCAGTTGTTGATTCTAGCAATAAACCTAAGCCTTATCTGGGGTGGGCTAAAGAATTGGGGCTTGTGAATATGGCTTTAGTCCCGGTTGTTGCTAAAGGCATAGTTGTTGGTATCGTCGGAGTCGGCAATAATCAGGATGAGTATAATTTTAGCAAAGACGAAATAGATGTTTTGAACCTATTTTCTCAAAATGTAACTCTTATTTGGGAGCATCGACGTCTTTCTTCAAAGATTGAAGATTTAGAGGTGCTTGACGATTTGACTGATCTATATAATGAAAAGGTAATTATTAGAAGGCTTGATGAAGAAATAAGGCGCTCAAGCATTTATCAGCGTCCCTGTGGCTTTATCTCGGTTAGTTTGTTAGATCCTGATAAATATCAGAAAGAATTTGGTTTGATTGAATCTGAGAAGATACTTAAAAAAATCGCCCATGGCTTTAAGAGAAGTTTGCGTCCGATTGATATCGCCGGAAGAATAGGCCCCCAAACCTTAGGTGCCATTATTATAGAAAGCAATAAGCGTCATTCTCAAGAGGCAGCGAAGAAGGCAGAAGCCGCTCTTAAGGTAATAACTCAGGGAAAAGTTAAGCTTTCTTTTTCGGTGGCAGCAAGCCCATTGGACGGGACAACTGCCAAAGAGTTGATTAAATTCACCAAGCTTAAGAAAAATAAGCAAGATAATTAA
- a CDS encoding prepilin-type N-terminal cleavage/methylation domain-containing protein produces the protein MLAGLKGRKQDILSSQHAFIAKQKAFTLTEILIASLVLSLIATAVVRVLQAGESVFPVMTAKIDFQAKIRSIGNLIVRDIRQAPCWDIANNNPSASYIKFRTVDGINTTTGNYILSLDYIEYDYDNTLSKITRSVIDSGNNTTESREFIGITEPPFYTIDTGGARTTDNFKDNLNNSKRMVVAITGQSQVRERDLLPITLELDVKIRNE, from the coding sequence ATGTTAGCTGGTCTGAAAGGCAGAAAACAAGATATTTTGAGCTCTCAACATGCATTCATCGCTAAGCAGAAAGCATTTACCCTTACGGAGATATTGATTGCTTCTCTGGTGCTGTCACTTATTGCTACTGCAGTGGTTAGAGTTCTTCAAGCAGGAGAATCAGTTTTTCCGGTAATGACTGCCAAAATAGATTTTCAGGCTAAGATAAGGTCGATAGGGAATTTAATAGTTAGAGATATCCGCCAGGCTCCTTGCTGGGACATAGCCAACAATAACCCTTCTGCTTCGTATATTAAATTTCGGACGGTTGACGGGATAAATACAACTACCGGTAATTATATATTAAGTCTGGACTATATTGAGTATGATTACGATAATACTTTAAGTAAGATTACGCGCAGTGTTATTGATAGCGGCAACAATACAACAGAAAGCAGGGAGTTTATAGGCATAACAGAGCCGCCTTTTTATACTATCGATACTGGCGGCGCGAGAACGACGGATAATTTTAAAGATAATCTTAATAATAGTAAGAGGATGGTTGTCGCGATCACCGGCCAAAGTCAGGTTCGGGAGAGGGACCTTCTTCCAATTACCTTAGAACTGGATGTGAAAATAAGAAATGAATAA
- a CDS encoding prepilin-type N-terminal cleavage/methylation domain-containing protein translates to MRNFKEKGQINKAMRKSFSKRAGFTLLEVMIAAAIIMIVASGLIMAFVSCAFLNESSNNLVAAANDAQCVLEEIKTLSYGDIDVYSPPVFDNLIDENVTVQAAGTETSLTEVIANVSWSERQKTRYFELSTCIHR, encoded by the coding sequence ATGAGGAATTTTAAGGAAAAAGGCCAAATAAATAAAGCTATGCGTAAGAGTTTTTCTAAGCGGGCTGGGTTTACTCTATTGGAAGTGATGATAGCTGCGGCTATTATAATGATAGTTGCTAGTGGGTTGATTATGGCTTTTGTTTCTTGCGCTTTTCTCAATGAATCAAGCAATAACTTAGTAGCTGCGGCTAACGATGCTCAATGTGTATTAGAGGAGATCAAGACCTTATCTTATGGGGATATAGATGTTTATTCTCCGCCGGTGTTTGATAATTTGATAGATGAGAATGTTACTGTTCAGGCGGCAGGTACAGAAACGTCGCTTACGGAGGTAATAGCAAATGTTAGCTGGTCTGAAAGGCAGAAAACAAGATATTTTGAGCTCTCAACATGCATTCATCGCTAA
- a CDS encoding PadR family transcriptional regulator, translating to MQRLIILGILKNSPRHGYEIKKIIKKDLAVFTSLENKSIYYPLKIMAREGLIKKTTAKDKGRLPRYVYSITPHGNKEFLRLALEALLSEKRPFIDIDIPLYFLPFLDTKEVMARLRLRKRFLEKVKQWLSENIAIEEEFPVHQRLLLKHHLNLLSAEETFVDEIIGIVKDY from the coding sequence ATGCAACGCCTAATAATATTAGGTATTTTAAAAAATAGCCCACGACACGGTTACGAGATAAAAAAGATTATAAAGAAAGACCTCGCTGTTTTTACCTCTCTTGAAAATAAATCAATCTACTATCCTTTAAAGATTATGGCCCGAGAAGGGCTCATCAAAAAGACTACTGCTAAAGATAAAGGAAGACTGCCTAGATACGTATACTCTATTACTCCTCATGGTAATAAAGAATTTTTAAGGCTGGCCCTAGAAGCTTTATTGAGCGAGAAGCGGCCGTTTATCGATATCGACATTCCTTTATATTTCCTTCCTTTTTTAGATACAAAAGAAGTAATGGCCCGCTTGCGTTTGAGGAAACGATTCTTAGAGAAAGTAAAGCAATGGTTGTCTGAGAACATTGCGATTGAAGAAGAATTTCCAGTTCACCAACGCCTCCTTCTTAAACATCACCTTAATCTCTTAAGTGCCGAGGAAACCTTTGTTGATGAAATTATCGGCATTGTTAAGGATTACTAA
- a CDS encoding acetyl-CoA carboxylase carboxyltransferase subunit alpha gives MMQTWDFEKPIIELENKIEELRKFSKDKAVDLNSEISDLEEKLQTLKKEVYSGLSAWQKVQIARHPNRPTTLDYINLIFKDFVSLCGDRLYGDDLALISGLAKLDDRKIAIIGHQKGKDTKENIERNFGCAHPEGYRKAMRVMKLAERFSMPILCLVDTPGAYPGVGAEERGQAQAIAENIRDMFLLKVPILVVVIGEGGSGGALGIGVGDRVLVMEYSYYSVISPEGCAAILWKDASKREKAADVLKLTAPELLSLGLIDGVIPEVEGGAHWEYEASAGNLKKAVNKNLDELTQLSVPQLLSSRQQRYRKMGVFNE, from the coding sequence ATGATGCAGACTTGGGATTTTGAAAAACCAATTATTGAGCTAGAGAATAAAATTGAGGAGTTACGAAAGTTCTCCAAGGATAAGGCGGTTGATCTTAACTCTGAGATTTCCGATTTGGAAGAGAAGCTGCAAACTTTGAAGAAAGAAGTTTATTCTGGCCTATCGGCTTGGCAAAAAGTTCAAATCGCCCGTCATCCTAATCGGCCAACCACCCTTGATTATATAAATTTAATTTTTAAAGATTTTGTTTCTCTTTGTGGCGATCGTCTTTATGGTGATGATCTAGCTTTAATCTCAGGTCTTGCTAAGCTGGATGATAGAAAAATTGCTATCATCGGGCATCAAAAGGGTAAAGATACCAAGGAAAACATTGAGCGTAATTTTGGCTGTGCTCATCCGGAAGGATATCGCAAAGCTATGCGGGTGATGAAATTGGCTGAGCGTTTTTCAATGCCAATTCTTTGTTTAGTTGATACTCCGGGAGCTTACCCGGGAGTAGGGGCCGAAGAGAGGGGCCAGGCTCAGGCAATTGCTGAAAATATTAGAGATATGTTTTTGCTCAAAGTGCCGATTTTAGTCGTAGTCATCGGCGAAGGTGGAAGCGGCGGGGCTTTAGGTATCGGTGTTGGAGACAGGGTTTTGGTTATGGAGTATTCTTATTATTCGGTTATTTCACCTGAAGGTTGCGCAGCAATTCTTTGGAAAGATGCATCTAAACGTGAAAAAGCAGCTGATGTTTTAAAGCTTACTGCTCCGGAGCTTCTTTCTTTGGGGCTCATTGATGGGGTGATTCCTGAAGTTGAGGGTGGCGCTCATTGGGAGTATGAAGCATCAGCCGGTAATTTAAAAAAAGCAGTTAATAAAAATTTAGACGAACTTACTCAGCTCTCTGTACCGCAATTGCTAAGCTCTAGACAACAGCGTTACAGAAAGATGGGAGTTTTTAACGAGTAA
- a CDS encoding L,D-transpeptidase family protein: MKKIHIVIIVSISMVIIFTLIALSSKKSTIPKKTIFKSAVLKEAESAFSVGSFKEAKRLYQESLENVDDPNLINSIRQKIEDINIRIIFSKDLDQCSTTYVVQPKDTLTKISKKFKTTVSLIKRSNNLSSDTIRPKQKLKVASCEFSIVVDKSQNLLFLKRKGEVVKTYIVSTGKDNSTPVGKFTIDRNKLRNPTWFRTGAIVDPADPENILGSRWMGLEGKDANGEDIKGYGIHGTTKPQELGKQITLGCIRMRNQEVEELFDIVPIGTEVLIID, translated from the coding sequence ATGAAGAAAATTCACATAGTTATTATTGTCAGTATCAGTATGGTGATAATTTTTACGCTTATAGCCCTATCTTCAAAAAAATCAACCATACCTAAAAAAACTATTTTTAAATCGGCAGTTTTAAAGGAAGCTGAATCAGCTTTTTCGGTTGGATCGTTCAAAGAGGCCAAGAGGTTGTATCAGGAAAGTTTAGAAAATGTCGATGATCCTAACCTAATCAATAGTATTCGCCAGAAGATTGAAGATATCAATATAAGAATTATTTTTTCAAAAGATCTTGATCAGTGCAGCACTACCTATGTTGTTCAACCCAAGGATACTCTAACAAAAATTTCCAAGAAATTTAAAACCACGGTAAGTCTAATTAAACGTTCTAATAATTTGTCGTCGGATACGATTCGTCCTAAGCAAAAGTTAAAGGTAGCTTCTTGTGAATTTTCGATAGTAGTTGATAAGTCGCAAAATTTACTTTTTTTAAAACGAAAAGGTGAAGTAGTAAAAACCTATATTGTTTCTACGGGGAAGGATAACTCAACTCCGGTAGGTAAGTTTACTATCGATCGGAATAAGCTTAGAAATCCTACTTGGTTTAGGACCGGGGCTATCGTTGATCCTGCAGATCCAGAAAATATTTTGGGTTCTCGTTGGATGGGTTTAGAGGGTAAAGATGCAAACGGAGAAGATATAAAAGGGTACGGCATTCATGGAACAACCAAACCTCAAGAATTAGGTAAACAGATTACCTTGGGCTGCATACGGATGAGGAATCAAGAGGTTGAGGAACTTTTTGATATTGTTCCGATAGGAACCGAAGTGTTAATCATTGATTAG
- a CDS encoding divergent PAP2 family protein has translation MQGFWEGIYRNRAFWAIVTTIFVAQVLKIFTGLIKDKKFNFFWVMGTGGMPSAHSAAVVSLVVCVAKEAGTGSILFAMSVLFAVINMFDAQTWRRSIGFQAKVLNRMVEDFQEGKKIGESRLRELVGHTPIEVFIGAIVGIVVTLFFYR, from the coding sequence ATGCAGGGGTTTTGGGAAGGAATATATAGAAATAGGGCTTTTTGGGCTATTGTAACCACAATTTTCGTAGCCCAAGTTTTAAAGATTTTTACCGGGCTCATAAAAGATAAGAAGTTTAACTTTTTTTGGGTTATGGGTACTGGCGGCATGCCATCAGCTCATAGTGCCGCAGTGGTTTCTTTGGTTGTTTGCGTGGCCAAAGAGGCTGGAACCGGATCTATTCTTTTTGCGATGAGTGTTTTGTTCGCGGTGATTAATATGTTTGATGCCCAAACTTGGCGGCGTTCGATAGGCTTCCAGGCAAAAGTGCTTAATCGAATGGTTGAGGATTTTCAGGAAGGAAAGAAGATTGGAGAATCTCGTTTGCGAGAACTTGTTGGTCATACTCCGATAGAAGTTTTTATCGGGGCCATAGTCGGCATAGTAGTAACTCTTTTCTTTTACCGATAA
- a CDS encoding decaprenyl-phosphate phosphoribosyltransferase, with amino-acid sequence MKNFLYSIRPRQWIKNSFILLPLIFGKKLFSYPANLDAVIAMVLFSMTSGAVYLFNDLIDVRNDRVHPLKKFRPIASGKLSIANALIAAIILSFLSIGLAFVLNRYLGLVMLIYLLFNLIYTKVLKNFVIVDVFCVGGFFLLRIIAGSVATGIEMSHWIILMTVLLALFLGFIKRRQELIILQKKAVLHRKVLSKYSVYFIDQMIAVLTSSMVVIYMLYTVDTRTINAFGSNHLMYSLPFVYYGIFRYLYIIHQRFKHGDPTRILFADLKLQLNLALWCIVCILVIYFGI; translated from the coding sequence ATGAAAAACTTTTTATATTCTATAAGACCAAGGCAATGGATTAAGAATTCTTTTATACTTTTGCCTTTAATTTTCGGAAAGAAGCTTTTTTCTTATCCTGCTAATCTTGATGCCGTAATCGCTATGGTTTTGTTTTCAATGACATCGGGTGCGGTTTATCTGTTTAATGATTTAATTGACGTAAGGAATGATCGGGTTCATCCCTTAAAGAAATTTCGGCCAATTGCTTCCGGTAAGCTAAGCATCGCCAACGCGTTGATAGCGGCAATTATTTTATCTTTTTTGTCTATTGGCCTAGCTTTTGTTTTGAACAGATATTTGGGTTTGGTTATGCTTATTTATCTGTTGTTTAATTTAATTTATACAAAGGTGCTTAAAAACTTTGTTATTGTCGATGTTTTTTGTGTTGGTGGGTTTTTCCTTTTGCGAATAATAGCCGGCAGCGTGGCTACCGGAATTGAAATGTCACATTGGATTATATTAATGACGGTTTTGCTGGCATTATTTTTGGGATTTATTAAAAGGCGTCAGGAGCTGATAATTTTGCAAAAAAAGGCTGTTTTACACCGGAAGGTTTTGTCTAAATATAGCGTATACTTTATAGATCAAATGATAGCGGTGCTGACGTCTTCGATGGTAGTTATCTATATGCTTTATACAGTAGACACAAGGACTATTAATGCATTTGGAAGTAATCATCTTATGTACAGCCTGCCGTTTGTATATTATGGTATATTTCGTTATCTTTACATAATTCATCAACGCTTTAAACACGGAGATCCTACGCGAATACTTTTTGCTGACTTAAAGTTGCAGCTTAATTTGGCCCTCTGGTGTATAGTTTGCATTTTAGTAATTTATTTTGGAATTTAA
- a CDS encoding cupin domain-containing protein: protein MNIEVKKPTEQELEVLGVKSWPIWEKEASSFDWYYDQKESCYFLEGEVEVEVESGEKIKIKKGDFATFPKGLSCKWHIQRDVRKHYKFE from the coding sequence ATGAATATTGAAGTTAAGAAACCTACAGAGCAAGAGTTAGAAGTTTTAGGAGTTAAGAGTTGGCCGATTTGGGAAAAGGAAGCGAGTAGCTTTGATTGGTATTATGACCAAAAAGAGTCTTGTTATTTTTTAGAAGGAGAAGTTGAAGTAGAGGTTGAGAGTGGTGAAAAGATTAAAATTAAGAAAGGCGATTTTGCAACTTTCCCCAAAGGCTTAAGCTGCAAGTGGCATATTCAGAGAGACGTTCGAAAACATTACAAGTTCGAATAA
- a CDS encoding O-antigen ligase family protein, producing the protein MIKKVIPDWLFEAILVFLIVFVPLGYGSVKGTFLFVVQITILVILALYLARSFPGQLQIVYPRQTYLLVVFIAIVIFQILPLPQAAIKFISSKTYFFKHNYMPLDSQSGFLSLSFYRAATKAESINLLSFLILFLVTLNTIKKRSQFERLFLTIIIWGAILSFYGVIKKYFIINAEITGAFSTFGNRNHFAGYMVMVAPLAVGHALYYRDKAKKIIFGFLAVLISASVFISLSRAGSLSLIFSLLLMGIFSKRKFLIKSSGWIIPLVLIFGLGLVLIPGLAPIKARFIMIEEGFLGRLKIAANSLAIIKDFPLFGIGLGNFSYIFPYYQEFAWSKFFYHLHNDHLQMVVETGLIGAFFYLGFIVTIFKSILKKISQRQDSFVKIITLSGACGLIGVLLHSFFEFNFHIPATTFLFWLILALIYKCVNTQFNHHVTNKNRT; encoded by the coding sequence ATGATAAAAAAAGTAATTCCGGATTGGCTATTTGAAGCTATCTTGGTTTTTCTTATAGTTTTTGTTCCCCTCGGTTACGGTTCAGTTAAAGGAACATTTCTTTTTGTCGTTCAGATAACTATACTAGTTATTTTAGCTTTATATCTGGCGAGGAGTTTTCCTGGTCAGTTGCAAATTGTTTATCCGCGGCAGACCTATCTTTTAGTTGTTTTTATCGCTATTGTTATTTTCCAGATTTTACCGCTTCCACAAGCTGCAATAAAATTTATTTCATCAAAAACCTATTTTTTTAAGCATAACTATATGCCGCTTGATAGTCAGTCGGGATTTTTATCGTTATCTTTTTATAGAGCAGCAACTAAAGCAGAAAGCATAAATCTGTTATCATTTTTGATTTTATTTTTGGTTACACTTAATACTATAAAGAAACGCTCTCAATTCGAGCGTCTGTTTTTAACGATAATCATTTGGGGAGCGATTCTTTCATTTTATGGGGTCATAAAAAAGTATTTTATAATTAATGCTGAGATAACTGGTGCTTTTAGCACTTTCGGTAATCGTAACCATTTTGCCGGCTATATGGTTATGGTTGCGCCTTTGGCTGTCGGCCATGCTTTGTATTACCGAGACAAGGCTAAAAAAATTATTTTTGGATTCCTAGCAGTTTTGATTTCAGCCAGTGTATTTATTTCTCTTTCGCGAGCCGGATCGCTGAGTTTAATTTTTTCCTTGTTATTGATGGGGATATTTTCTAAACGAAAATTTTTAATAAAGAGTAGCGGCTGGATTATTCCCTTGGTATTAATTTTCGGTTTGGGATTAGTTCTAATTCCAGGCTTAGCCCCAATAAAAGCGCGATTTATTATGATTGAAGAGGGATTTTTGGGTCGTCTTAAGATAGCGGCTAATTCTTTGGCTATTATAAAAGATTTTCCTTTATTCGGTATAGGTCTAGGAAATTTTTCATATATTTTTCCCTACTATCAAGAATTCGCATGGAGTAAATTTTTTTACCATCTTCATAACGACCATCTCCAGATGGTTGTTGAAACCGGACTTATCGGAGCTTTTTTTTATCTGGGGTTTATAGTTACGATTTTTAAAAGCATTTTAAAAAAGATTAGTCAAAGGCAGGACAGTTTTGTAAAGATAATTACCTTAAGCGGCGCCTGCGGTCTCATTGGGGTTTTGTTGCATAGCTTTTTTGAGTTTAATTTTCATATTCCAGCGACGACATTCCTATTTTGGCTAATTTTGGCTTTAATTTATAAGTGCGTTAATACTCAGTTTAATCACCATGTGACTAATAAGAATAGAACTTAA